A single region of the Sphingobium sp. TKS genome encodes:
- a CDS encoding VIT1/CCC1 transporter family protein, whose product MPAPDALRRYRANLQGEVDGATVYAALAESETDPKLAEVFQRLAAVEQAHAEFWRKRIGADGGHFSPAPSTRAHILAWLARRFGPAFVLPALAVSETRDSAVYDAQPEAKAAGLPADERSHALLMRAAAGKGGLTGSTIALLEGRHRGGGNTLRAAVLGANDGLVSNLSLVMGVAGAAATESTLLLTGLAGLFAGACSMAMGEWLSVTSSRELYQSQIATEAEELRDTPQEEKEELVLIYQAKGIAEPQARALADRLLGNEGTALDALAREELGVDPDELGGSAWTAATWSFLLFSAGAIVPAAPFAFLSGVTALLTGIGASALALVLIGAATSLFTGRSALFSGIRQLLIGLAAAAVTYGAGAVVGVSLA is encoded by the coding sequence ATGCCCGCCCCTGACGCGCTGAGGCGCTATCGTGCCAATCTCCAGGGCGAGGTCGACGGCGCGACCGTCTATGCGGCGCTGGCCGAGAGCGAGACCGACCCGAAGCTCGCGGAAGTGTTCCAGCGGCTGGCGGCGGTCGAGCAGGCCCATGCCGAATTCTGGCGCAAGCGGATCGGAGCGGACGGCGGTCATTTTTCGCCCGCGCCTTCGACAAGGGCACACATCCTCGCCTGGCTCGCGCGGCGGTTCGGCCCTGCTTTCGTGCTTCCCGCCCTCGCGGTCAGCGAGACGCGCGACAGCGCCGTGTATGACGCGCAGCCCGAGGCGAAGGCCGCCGGCCTCCCAGCCGACGAGCGGTCGCACGCACTGCTGATGCGGGCAGCGGCGGGAAAGGGAGGACTCACCGGATCGACGATCGCACTTCTGGAAGGGCGCCACCGGGGCGGCGGCAACACGTTGCGCGCCGCGGTGCTCGGCGCCAACGACGGCCTCGTCTCCAATCTGAGCCTGGTGATGGGCGTCGCCGGCGCCGCCGCGACCGAGAGCACGCTCCTGCTCACGGGACTTGCCGGGCTGTTCGCCGGCGCCTGCTCGATGGCGATGGGCGAGTGGCTGTCGGTCACAAGCTCGCGCGAACTCTATCAGAGCCAGATCGCGACCGAAGCCGAAGAGTTGCGCGACACGCCGCAGGAAGAGAAAGAGGAGCTTGTCCTGATCTATCAGGCCAAGGGCATCGCCGAACCGCAGGCCCGCGCCCTGGCGGATCGGCTGCTGGGCAACGAAGGAACCGCTCTGGACGCGCTTGCGCGCGAGGAACTGGGAGTCGATCCTGATGAGCTGGGGGGGTCGGCGTGGACCGCAGCAACATGGTCCTTCCTGCTCTTTTCGGCGGGCGCCATCGTCCCGGCCGCCCCGTTCGCCTTTCTGTCGGGCGTAACCGCGCTGCTCACCGGCATCGGCGCTAGCGCTCTCGCGCTCGTCCTGATCGGCGCCGCCACAAGTCTTTTCACCGGGCGTTCGGCCCTGTTTTCGGGAATCCGCCAACTTCTCATCGGTCTGGCGGCCGCAGCCGTCACCTACGGCGCAGGGGCAGTTGTCGGCGTCTCGCTCGCTTGA
- a CDS encoding Bax inhibitor-1/YccA family protein encodes MLQRSREFEWPPSGKSNGSYPGVGAYMRAVYLHMAGGVIISAAFALLVAHSRSLALALFGPAGLTTLGWIVALAPVALVILLGAGIDRLSASTARVIFTLYAALVGLSLGSVLLTYSSGSVGYTFVAAGAGFAALAWVGTATGKDLSGLGAFFTITLVGLVVTMLLNLLVRSGALDLLASGVGILLFAGLTAFDAQRLKRQYEDRAADGRNNAAVLGALALYLDFLNLFLSLLPFTGRERR; translated from the coding sequence ATGCTTCAGCGAAGCCGTGAATTTGAATGGCCGCCATCCGGCAAATCGAACGGCTCATATCCGGGGGTCGGCGCCTACATGCGCGCGGTCTATCTCCATATGGCGGGCGGCGTCATCATATCGGCGGCATTCGCTCTTCTGGTCGCCCACAGCCGATCGCTCGCGCTCGCACTGTTCGGACCTGCGGGGCTCACGACGCTCGGGTGGATCGTGGCGCTGGCGCCTGTGGCGCTGGTGATCCTGCTCGGCGCCGGGATCGACCGGCTGTCTGCGTCAACCGCGAGGGTTATCTTCACCCTCTACGCCGCGCTCGTGGGACTGTCGCTCGGCAGCGTGCTACTCACCTACAGCAGCGGCAGCGTCGGCTATACCTTCGTCGCCGCCGGCGCGGGCTTTGCCGCGCTGGCCTGGGTCGGCACAGCCACCGGCAAGGATCTGTCAGGCCTGGGCGCCTTCTTTACGATCACCCTGGTCGGGCTCGTCGTGACGATGCTGCTCAATCTGTTGGTGCGATCGGGCGCGCTCGATCTTCTTGCCTCGGGGGTCGGCATCCTGCTTTTCGCCGGACTCACCGCTTTCGATGCCCAGCGTCTGAAGCGTCAATATGAGGACCGCGCTGCGGATGGGCGCAATAATGCCGCGGTACTGGGGGCTCTGGCACTCTATCTCGATTTCCTGAACCTGTTCCTGTCGTTGCTGCCCTTCACCGGACGGGAGCGGCGGTGA
- a CDS encoding MBL fold metallo-hydrolase — MTDDLTLAFHGAARTVTGSCMEFRQDGRRLLVDCGLFQGSRTLETLNRTAFPFDAAEVDAAILTHAHIDHCGLLPRLVAEGFAGEIWCTAPTADLLEFMLADAGRIQESDTARRNRRKDRAGQPEIVPIYTEQDAIAAWRRARPVEPETWFEPVPGFRARLWNAGHILGSASVELEIGDVHLLCSGDLGPEHKAFYPDPASPAGFDHVICESTYGDRKRAHLTLVERRALLEREIRDALVRGGNLIIPVFALERTQELLLDFAALIDESRIPSVPVFIDSPLANRATSVFAKYAGSLEDMGGANVFRHAAFHFVNDVAESIRLNSVSGAIIMAASGMCEGGRIRHHLRHNLSRQDSTILFVGFQAQGSLGRVILEGAKRVRMSGEDIAVRAQIRPIDSYSAHADQDGLLAWIEARRPIGGSLFLSHGETTAIDSLRRIARSRDLSASIVAPEMGEVFRLSAGTPAARTKTADPKRRQAFGRDWQNSYADFATSLKRELGEIQDSNSRQRAIDDMRAVLESYKKVWEKRAAPRP, encoded by the coding sequence ATGACCGATGACCTCACGCTCGCCTTTCACGGAGCTGCCCGCACGGTTACCGGCTCCTGCATGGAATTCCGCCAGGACGGAAGGCGGCTGCTGGTCGACTGCGGGCTCTTCCAGGGATCCCGTACGTTGGAAACGCTCAACCGGACCGCTTTTCCGTTCGACGCGGCCGAAGTCGATGCGGCCATCCTGACCCATGCCCATATCGATCATTGCGGCCTGCTGCCCAGGCTTGTGGCTGAAGGCTTCGCCGGCGAGATATGGTGCACCGCCCCGACGGCGGATCTGCTCGAGTTCATGCTGGCCGATGCGGGGCGGATCCAGGAGAGCGATACGGCCCGACGCAATCGACGCAAGGACCGTGCGGGCCAGCCGGAGATCGTGCCGATCTACACCGAGCAGGACGCCATCGCGGCTTGGCGGCGGGCGCGGCCGGTCGAGCCTGAAACATGGTTCGAGCCTGTCCCTGGGTTCAGGGCACGCCTTTGGAACGCCGGACACATCCTGGGCTCGGCATCGGTCGAGCTCGAAATCGGCGATGTCCATCTCCTGTGTTCCGGCGACCTCGGCCCCGAGCACAAGGCATTTTATCCCGATCCCGCGAGCCCCGCAGGTTTCGATCACGTTATCTGCGAATCCACTTACGGCGACCGCAAGCGGGCTCACCTCACCCTGGTCGAGCGACGAGCCTTGCTCGAACGCGAGATCAGGGACGCGCTGGTCCGCGGCGGCAATCTGATCATTCCGGTGTTCGCGCTCGAGCGCACGCAGGAACTGTTACTGGATTTCGCCGCCCTGATCGACGAAAGCCGCATTCCGTCCGTCCCGGTGTTTATCGATTCTCCACTGGCCAATCGGGCGACGAGCGTGTTCGCCAAATATGCCGGCTCGCTGGAGGACATGGGCGGCGCGAACGTCTTTCGTCATGCCGCCTTCCATTTCGTCAACGATGTCGCGGAATCGATCCGGCTCAACAGCGTTTCGGGCGCCATCATCATGGCGGCATCGGGCATGTGTGAAGGCGGCCGCATCCGGCACCATCTCCGGCACAATCTCTCCAGGCAGGATTCCACGATTCTGTTCGTCGGGTTTCAGGCTCAAGGCTCGCTCGGACGCGTCATTCTCGAAGGCGCCAAACGCGTCCGCATGTCGGGCGAGGATATCGCCGTGCGCGCCCAGATCCGGCCCATCGACAGCTATTCGGCGCACGCCGATCAGGACGGCCTGCTGGCGTGGATCGAGGCGCGCCGTCCCATCGGGGGCAGTCTATTCCTCTCGCATGGGGAGACGACGGCGATCGATAGCTTGCGCCGCATCGCCCGCTCGCGCGACTTGAGCGCGTCCATCGTCGCTCCGGAGATGGGCGAGGTGTTCCGACTGTCCGCCGGGACACCCGCGGCCCGGACCAAGACCGCAGACCCGAAGCGCCGACAGGCCTTCGGTCGCGACTGGCAGAACAGCTACGCTGACTTCGCCACGAGCCTGAAGCGCGAGCTGGGGGAAATACAGGATTCCAACAGCCGCCAGCGCGCGATCGACGATATGCGCGCGGTCCTCGAAAGCTACAAGAAGGTCTGGGAAAAGCGGGCCGCCCCGCGGCCTTGA
- the mgtA gene encoding magnesium-translocating P-type ATPase, whose amino-acid sequence MTEPHAFWQATPDDALRSLTATRDGLSSDEAASRLERDGPNEISAAKQRHLLTDLLRRLANPLIAMLLVAAVIAGVTGDVASFAIIFIVVVLSTTLDLVQEHRAEATAEALKQAIALHAAVMRDGKSTELPVRELVAGDIVMLAAGDLVPADGIVLAANGAQVNEALLTGEPYPVEKRIEPATAAETPADAHNALFHGTSLIGGTATMLVVQTGPRTRFGAIAHSLAGKQPPTAFEHGIHRLGVLIVRLTIFLVLFVLLAHLALGRPPLQSFLFAMALAVGLTPELLPMIMTVALGRGAQRMARAKVVVKRLSAIHDLGQMDILCTDKTGTLTEARITLVGHPGIDGEDDERVAELAAVNARFETGLKSPLDQALLLHMTGRSLEGWRKLDERPFDFERRRVAVLAEQGSERIEIVKGAPETLLALCTRAQDRSGGLVPLDDALRARLCALRDDRAAQGLRLLAIAWKPAAGQERIDADGEDELVFAGYCVFVDPPKPSATSAIARLEAAGIRIKVISGDAAPVIEHLVAALALPVEGILTGEEIARLNDQALAARAGQVDLFARVTPDQKTRIVRALRARGHTVGFIGDGINDAPAIRAADVGLSVDGATDVAREAADMILLAPDLGVLADGVAEGRRTYANIMKYVRMGTSSNFGNMLTMAIASLFLPFLPLTPVQVLLNNLLYDLSEIGIPFDTADSGDLARPQGWDIRGLVRFTAIMGPLSSLFDFATFALLLGVFHVGIPEFRTAWFMESMLTQILVVFVIRTSRPAWSSRPHIVLTVTALAGLAAALLLPLLPWAGLLGFAVPGAAIFGAIALLVVGYLAGAEFLKRFALRPASPARR is encoded by the coding sequence GTGACCGAGCCGCACGCATTCTGGCAAGCCACGCCCGACGACGCTCTGCGCTCACTCACCGCGACGCGCGACGGCCTGTCGTCGGACGAGGCTGCCTCGCGGCTCGAGCGTGACGGCCCGAACGAAATCTCCGCGGCGAAGCAGCGCCACCTCCTCACCGACCTCCTTCGCCGCCTTGCCAATCCGCTGATCGCCATGCTGCTCGTCGCCGCCGTCATCGCCGGAGTCACCGGCGACGTCGCGAGCTTTGCGATCATCTTCATCGTCGTCGTGCTGTCGACCACACTCGATCTCGTCCAGGAGCACAGGGCCGAGGCGACCGCGGAGGCGCTGAAGCAGGCGATCGCCCTCCATGCGGCCGTGATGCGCGACGGCAAGTCGACCGAGTTGCCCGTGCGCGAGCTGGTGGCCGGCGACATCGTCATGCTCGCGGCGGGCGATCTCGTTCCCGCCGACGGCATCGTGCTGGCGGCGAACGGCGCGCAGGTCAACGAGGCCCTTCTGACGGGTGAGCCTTATCCGGTCGAGAAGCGAATCGAGCCCGCAACCGCCGCCGAAACGCCGGCGGACGCGCACAATGCCCTGTTCCATGGAACCTCGCTGATCGGCGGCACCGCGACGATGCTTGTCGTCCAGACCGGTCCGCGCACGCGGTTCGGCGCGATCGCGCATTCGCTCGCCGGCAAGCAGCCGCCGACCGCGTTCGAGCATGGCATCCATAGGCTCGGCGTGCTGATCGTCAGGCTCACGATCTTCCTCGTGCTGTTCGTGCTGCTCGCCCATCTCGCGCTCGGCCGCCCGCCGCTGCAATCCTTCCTGTTTGCGATGGCGCTGGCGGTGGGCCTGACGCCCGAGCTGCTGCCGATGATCATGACCGTCGCGCTCGGCCGCGGCGCGCAGCGGATGGCGAGAGCCAAGGTCGTGGTGAAGCGACTGTCGGCGATCCACGACCTGGGCCAGATGGATATATTATGCACCGACAAGACCGGCACGCTGACCGAGGCGCGGATCACGCTCGTCGGCCATCCGGGCATCGATGGCGAGGACGACGAGCGGGTGGCGGAGCTGGCGGCGGTCAACGCGCGCTTCGAGACCGGCCTGAAAAGCCCGCTCGACCAGGCCCTGCTCCTCCACATGACCGGTCGCTCGCTCGAGGGCTGGCGCAAGCTGGATGAACGTCCGTTCGATTTCGAGCGGCGGCGTGTCGCGGTGCTTGCCGAGCAGGGAAGCGAACGGATCGAGATCGTCAAGGGCGCGCCCGAGACGCTGCTCGCGCTGTGCACCAGGGCGCAGGACCGATCGGGAGGGCTCGTGCCGCTCGACGATGCATTGCGCGCCCGCCTGTGTGCGCTGCGCGACGATCGCGCGGCGCAAGGGCTGCGATTGCTGGCGATCGCATGGAAGCCCGCCGCCGGGCAGGAGCGGATCGACGCCGACGGCGAGGACGAACTGGTCTTCGCGGGCTATTGCGTGTTCGTTGATCCGCCCAAGCCGAGCGCCACCTCCGCCATCGCCCGGCTCGAAGCGGCGGGCATTCGCATCAAGGTGATCTCGGGCGACGCCGCGCCGGTGATCGAGCATCTGGTGGCGGCGCTCGCCCTGCCGGTCGAAGGCATATTGACCGGCGAGGAAATCGCCAGGCTCAACGACCAGGCGCTGGCGGCGCGCGCGGGTCAGGTCGATCTGTTCGCGCGGGTGACGCCCGACCAGAAGACGCGGATCGTCCGCGCGCTCCGCGCGCGCGGCCATACGGTAGGCTTCATCGGCGACGGCATCAACGACGCGCCGGCGATCCGCGCCGCCGATGTCGGCCTGTCGGTCGACGGCGCCACCGACGTGGCGCGCGAGGCGGCCGACATGATCCTGCTCGCCCCCGATCTCGGCGTCCTCGCCGATGGCGTCGCCGAGGGACGGCGGACCTATGCCAACATCATGAAATATGTCCGGATGGGAACGAGCTCCAACTTCGGCAACATGCTGACCATGGCGATCGCGTCGCTGTTTCTGCCGTTCCTGCCGCTCACCCCGGTGCAGGTGCTGCTGAACAACCTTCTCTACGACCTTTCCGAGATCGGCATTCCGTTCGACACCGCCGATAGCGGAGATCTGGCGCGCCCGCAGGGCTGGGATATTCGCGGGCTGGTGCGCTTCACCGCGATCATGGGGCCGCTATCATCACTTTTCGACTTCGCCACTTTTGCGCTTCTGCTCGGCGTCTTCCACGTCGGGATACCGGAGTTTCGGACGGCCTGGTTCATGGAATCGATGCTGACGCAGATCCTGGTGGTCTTCGTGATCCGCACGTCCCGCCCGGCCTGGTCGAGCCGCCCGCACATCGTGTTGACCGTTACGGCGCTGGCCGGTCTGGCGGCGGCGCTGCTGCTGCCGCTGTTGCCTTGGGCCGGACTGCTCGGTTTCGCCGTACCGGGCGCAGCCATATTCGGCGCCATCGCGCTTCTGGTGGTCGGCTATCTGGCGGGCGCGGAGTTCCTCAAGCGCTTCGCATTGCGACCGGCGAGTCCGGCGCGCCGATGA
- a CDS encoding acetyl-CoA hydrolase/transferase family protein, with translation MSAPDAARLIAPGTTVGMSGFTGSGYPKAVPVALAERIEAEHAAGNPFSIRVWTGASTGPELDGALAKADGIEFRLPYNSDPVARDKINRGEMEYFDMHLSQVAPMAWQGFLGPLDTALVEISGIRPDGSLIPSSSVGNNKTWLDRASQVILEVNNWQNPALEGMHDIYYGTALPPHRVPIPLTRPDDRIGETAFRCDPAKIIAIVETDAPDRNLPFKAPDEDARTIAGHLLDFFGHEVARGRLPASLLPIQSGVGNIANAVLTGLVDSAFEDMTAYTEVIQDGMLDLLAAGKLRMASATAFSLSPEAAAGLNADMERFRDKMVLRPQEISNHPELIRRLGCIAMNGLIEADIYGNVNSTHVMGSRIQNGIGGSGDFARNAYVSIFMTPSLAKAGAISAIVPQVSHVDHINQDVQILVTEQGLADLRGLSPKQRARLIIEKCAHPRYRPALSDYFERALRSSYGKHSPCLLSEALSWHQRFVETGTMMG, from the coding sequence ATGAGCGCGCCGGACGCGGCCCGGTTGATCGCCCCCGGCACCACGGTCGGCATGAGCGGTTTTACAGGTTCGGGCTATCCCAAGGCCGTCCCGGTCGCCCTTGCAGAGCGGATCGAGGCGGAACACGCGGCCGGGAACCCCTTCTCGATCCGTGTCTGGACTGGTGCCTCGACGGGCCCTGAACTCGACGGCGCGCTGGCCAAGGCCGATGGTATTGAATTCCGTCTGCCGTATAACTCCGACCCCGTTGCCCGCGACAAGATCAACCGCGGCGAGATGGAATATTTCGACATGCATCTGAGCCAGGTCGCGCCGATGGCGTGGCAGGGCTTCCTCGGTCCCCTGGACACGGCGCTGGTGGAGATCAGCGGCATCCGGCCGGACGGCTCGCTGATCCCGTCGTCGTCGGTCGGCAACAACAAGACGTGGCTGGACCGTGCGAGCCAGGTCATCCTCGAGGTGAACAATTGGCAGAACCCGGCTCTCGAGGGCATGCACGATATCTATTACGGCACCGCCCTGCCGCCGCACCGCGTGCCGATCCCCCTCACGAGGCCCGACGACAGGATCGGTGAGACCGCATTCCGGTGCGACCCCGCCAAGATCATCGCGATCGTCGAAACGGACGCGCCCGACCGCAATCTGCCGTTCAAGGCGCCCGACGAGGATGCCAGGACCATAGCCGGCCACCTGCTTGATTTCTTCGGCCATGAGGTCGCGCGGGGCCGATTGCCTGCGTCGCTGCTGCCGATCCAGTCGGGCGTGGGCAACATCGCCAACGCAGTGCTGACCGGCCTTGTCGACAGCGCTTTCGAGGACATGACCGCCTATACCGAGGTGATCCAGGACGGAATGCTGGATCTTCTTGCCGCTGGCAAGCTGCGGATGGCATCCGCCACCGCCTTCTCGCTCAGTCCCGAGGCCGCCGCCGGGCTCAACGCCGACATGGAGCGTTTTCGGGACAAGATGGTGCTGCGTCCGCAGGAGATCAGCAACCATCCCGAGCTGATCCGGCGGCTGGGCTGTATCGCCATGAACGGACTGATCGAGGCCGACATCTACGGCAACGTCAATTCGACCCATGTGATGGGCTCGCGCATTCAGAACGGCATCGGCGGATCGGGCGATTTCGCGCGCAACGCCTATGTTTCGATCTTCATGACGCCCTCACTCGCCAAGGCTGGGGCGATTTCCGCGATCGTGCCGCAGGTAAGCCATGTCGACCACATCAATCAGGACGTCCAGATACTCGTGACCGAACAGGGCCTGGCCGACCTGCGCGGTCTCTCACCCAAGCAGCGGGCGAGACTGATCATCGAGAAGTGCGCGCACCCTCGCTACAGGCCGGCACTGTCCGACTATTTCGAGCGGGCGCTGAGATCGTCTTATGGCAAGCATTCTCCGTGCCTGCTGTCCGAGGCCCTGTCCTGGCACCAGCGGTTCGTCGAGACAGGTACGATGATGGGCTGA
- a CDS encoding SulP family inorganic anion transporter: protein MTHEPTFAELFTPKLLTVLREGYGFSALKADAVAALTVAVVALPLSMAIAIASGVTPDRGLYTAIVGGFLVSALGGSRFQIGGPAGAFIVLVAATVAQHGLDGLILATLLSGVILLAVGFLRLGTFIKYIPYPVTVGFTAGIAVIIFTSQLKELLGLTLLGKEPGAIIPKVAALAGAWRTISEPAAAVSLLSILIIVAVRRLRPHWPAFLIAVCVGSLASWMLALPIETIATRFGGIPQALPSPHLPGLSLAKVGAVLPAALSFALLGGIESLLSAVVADSMTGRRHRSNSELVGQGIANIGSALFGGFCVTGTIARTATNVRAGARGPVSGMLHAVCLLLFMVIAAPLLGYIPLAALAAVLVVVAWNMIEKQEIATLLRASRGDAVVLLATLLLVIFRDLTEGILVGFGIGALLFLHRMAQAVEIERPHPTADADLADSEGDDGNTPYDVALATNPDVIVYRISGAFFFGAAASVAAALDRIGEHPKAYVIDFSAVSLLDSTAAATIEGFVRKAHRQGAIVYIAGARPAVRRTLLTHGARPPRVRYRTTLAGAVEAAHADIRATCFTDGDGKNPMAAQP, encoded by the coding sequence ATGACGCATGAGCCCACCTTCGCGGAGCTGTTCACGCCCAAGCTCCTCACTGTGCTGCGGGAGGGCTATGGCTTTTCCGCGCTGAAGGCCGATGCGGTAGCCGCGCTGACAGTCGCGGTCGTCGCCCTGCCGCTTTCGATGGCGATCGCGATCGCCTCGGGCGTGACGCCGGACCGGGGCCTCTACACCGCGATCGTCGGCGGCTTCCTCGTCTCGGCACTCGGCGGCAGCCGGTTCCAGATCGGCGGACCGGCCGGGGCGTTCATCGTGCTGGTGGCGGCCACCGTCGCGCAACACGGGCTTGACGGGCTGATCCTTGCCACGCTGCTGTCCGGTGTGATCCTGCTCGCGGTGGGCTTTCTCCGGCTGGGCACCTTCATCAAATATATCCCCTATCCGGTCACGGTCGGGTTCACCGCGGGGATCGCCGTCATCATCTTTACGAGCCAACTCAAGGAGCTGCTGGGCCTGACCCTGCTCGGCAAGGAGCCCGGCGCGATCATCCCCAAGGTCGCTGCGCTGGCCGGCGCATGGAGGACGATCAGCGAGCCGGCGGCCGCGGTTTCGCTGCTGTCGATCCTGATCATCGTCGCGGTCCGGCGGCTCCGTCCGCACTGGCCGGCCTTTCTCATCGCCGTCTGCGTGGGATCGCTTGCCAGCTGGATGCTGGCACTGCCGATCGAGACGATCGCCACGCGCTTCGGCGGCATCCCCCAGGCGCTCCCGTCACCGCATCTGCCGGGCCTCTCGCTCGCCAAGGTCGGCGCCGTCTTGCCCGCCGCCCTCTCCTTCGCGCTGCTCGGCGGCATCGAAAGCCTGCTCTCGGCGGTGGTTGCCGACAGCATGACCGGGCGGCGGCACCGCTCCAATTCGGAGCTGGTCGGCCAGGGGATCGCCAATATCGGCTCGGCGCTGTTCGGCGGCTTCTGCGTGACCGGCACGATCGCGCGCACCGCGACCAACGTGCGCGCCGGCGCGCGCGGGCCGGTCTCGGGCATGCTCCACGCCGTCTGCCTGCTGCTGTTCATGGTGATCGCGGCGCCGCTTCTGGGCTATATCCCCTTGGCTGCGCTTGCCGCGGTCCTGGTCGTGGTCGCCTGGAACATGATCGAGAAACAGGAGATCGCGACGCTCCTGCGCGCTTCGCGCGGCGATGCGGTGGTGCTGCTCGCGACGCTGCTGCTCGTCATCTTCCGCGATCTGACCGAGGGCATCCTGGTCGGGTTCGGCATCGGCGCGCTGCTCTTCCTCCATCGCATGGCGCAGGCGGTCGAGATCGAACGCCCCCATCCCACGGCAGACGCAGACCTGGCCGACAGCGAAGGGGACGACGGCAATACGCCCTATGACGTTGCCCTGGCGACAAATCCCGACGTCATCGTCTATCGGATCTCCGGCGCCTTCTTCTTTGGCGCGGCGGCGAGCGTCGCGGCGGCGCTCGATCGCATCGGCGAGCATCCCAAGGCCTATGTCATCGATTTCTCGGCGGTGTCGCTGCTCGATTCGACCGCGGCGGCGACGATCGAGGGCTTCGTGCGCAAAGCGCATCGGCAGGGCGCCATCGTCTATATCGCCGGGGCTCGGCCGGCTGTTCGCCGGACCCTTCTGACCCATGGCGCCCGCCCGCCCCGCGTCCGGTACAGGACGACGCTCGCGGGGGCAGTCGAGGCGGCGCATGCCGACATTCGGGCAACCTGTTTCACAGACGGCGACGGGAAGAATCCGATGGCGGCGCAACCCTGA
- a CDS encoding zinc-dependent alcohol dehydrogenase family protein encodes MKALVYQGPGAKALEERPEPAIRDAGDAVVRVTRTTICGTDLHILKGDVATCAPGRILGHEGVGVIEAVGAGVTVFKTGDRVLISCITACGRCDYCRRGMYSHCTTGGWILGNEIDGTQAEYVRIPHADTSLYPIPEGADEEALVMLSDILPTGFECGVLNGKVAPGNSVAIVGAGPIGLATLLTAQFYSPAMIIMIDLDDNRLEVARRFGATHTVNSADGKAADAVKALTEGRGVDTAIEAVGIPATFLLCQDLVAPGGVIANIGVHGSKVDLHLERLWSQNISITTRLVDTATTPMLLKTVQAKKIDPNVLITHRFTLADILDAYDTFGRAAETQALKVIIEA; translated from the coding sequence ATGAAAGCACTCGTTTACCAGGGTCCAGGCGCCAAAGCCCTCGAAGAACGGCCGGAACCAGCAATTCGCGATGCCGGTGACGCCGTCGTCCGGGTGACGCGCACGACAATCTGCGGCACCGACCTGCATATCCTCAAGGGCGATGTCGCGACCTGCGCGCCGGGCCGTATCCTTGGTCATGAAGGCGTCGGGGTTATCGAGGCGGTCGGAGCCGGCGTTACCGTCTTCAAGACCGGCGACCGCGTCCTGATCTCCTGCATCACCGCCTGTGGGCGGTGCGACTATTGCCGCCGCGGCATGTACTCGCATTGCACGACGGGCGGCTGGATCCTTGGCAACGAAATCGACGGAACCCAGGCGGAATATGTGCGCATTCCCCATGCCGACACCAGCCTTTATCCGATCCCCGAGGGGGCCGACGAGGAAGCTTTGGTGATGCTGAGCGACATCTTGCCCACCGGCTTCGAGTGCGGCGTGCTCAACGGCAAGGTCGCGCCCGGGAACAGCGTCGCCATCGTCGGCGCGGGGCCAATCGGACTTGCGACGCTGCTAACCGCGCAATTCTATTCGCCCGCAATGATCATCATGATCGATCTCGACGACAATCGGCTCGAGGTCGCCCGCCGTTTCGGCGCGACGCACACCGTCAACAGCGCCGACGGCAAGGCAGCCGATGCGGTGAAGGCGCTGACCGAGGGGCGCGGCGTCGATACCGCGATCGAGGCGGTCGGCATTCCCGCCACTTTCCTGCTGTGCCAGGATCTCGTCGCGCCGGGCGGCGTGATCGCCAATATCGGCGTCCATGGCTCCAAGGTCGACCTCCATCTCGAACGGCTGTGGTCGCAGAATATCTCGATCACCACGCGTCTGGTCGACACCGCTACGACCCCCATGCTGCTCAAGACCGTGCAGGCCAAGAAGATCGATCCGAATGTGCTGATTACGCATCGCTTTACACTGGCCGATATTCTGGACGCTTATGACACATTCGGCCGTGCTGCCGAGACGCAGGCGCTCAAGGTCATCATCGAGGCTTGA